Proteins co-encoded in one Plectropomus leopardus isolate mb chromosome 14, YSFRI_Pleo_2.0, whole genome shotgun sequence genomic window:
- the sash1b gene encoding SAM and SH3 domain-containing protein 1 isoform X3 — protein MEELRKRKVVQDTEMGTVDSVATSLQLRSQIQESLGLSSTMSTPETERRFPVHKSSSDDGSGGKWDGKRKSKSFWQSFRKSQKGVLRQISKGDDVGFVASEITMSDEERIQLMMMVKENMISIEEALARLKEFEVQNRQTCRSDPTEWTDPSSPTTNESFNCNPCDLSDNEQEESVTFRRLHKLVNSTRKVKKKLIRIDDSKRPGAEESVMTDGPPCGDASASLYSGVQKKLAVCPVDSLTSALRDQLIYDRDSDSLTTSPSSSSLDTCSSQKIFQAFSKSSGSPIHQETGVAVEVREVAEGSGSSFSEVEVCNNEEPKIARSVTDGELRHRILSPLSHHGRACSFGGFDLTNRSLHAVTSDNDNTNKDGGGVRDPIKSPPTSRISLGKKVKSVRETMRKHISKRYHCSLSEQSSPDRISSCPHSPQIDSDSLEKPKLKPGGSVESLRSSLSGQSSMSGQTVGTTDSSNSNRESVKSEDGEEDELPYRGPFCGRALVHTDFTPSPYDTDSLKLKSGDIIDVISKPPMGTWMGMLNGKVGTFKFIYVDVLNEEEVKPKKTRRRRKARQPKPTSVEELLDRINLKEHLPTFLFNGYEDLDTFKLLEEEDLDELNIRDPQHRAVLLTAVELLQEYDGGSGSSDPERGSQSGGGQEKLLLDRRGLPGDSPRDSGCYESNENLENGRNKKTSSCMSRSSSGFESSHLPSPEDPALPKTLTSTSSTKTSLQSKPGCLPCISPPLRPPKNSLSLQSPVKGHLPSGAIARSQSCMELRRSPATDLLRRSFSLTVLHKEQGRKLTPSARTESRQHAVNPPKHCEVTSRYYQSSTTSCNAVCSTFSKDSLLVPKPAETTQITHLQLPAESSNHPLTPPSSPNPQPEPVLTQTGCMFNCTNRSSSEKKASRSVSAISEARRLKMQRNKKTSINSAKPLPVTAERLEVQGIDRTVEPLSDKVLALAEQ, from the exons ATGGAGGAGCTACGGAAACGCAAAGTAGTGCAAGATACAGAGATG GGAACAGTTGACTCAGTGGCCACATCACTGCAGCTCCGCTCCCAGATCCAG GAATCCCTTGGACTCAGCAGTACCATGTCTACTCCAGAGACTgaaagaag GTTTCCTGTGCACAAATCAAGCTCTGATGATGGATCAGGGG gAAAATGGgatggaaagagaaagagcaagTCTTTTTGGCAGAGTTTTCGAAAGTCACAGAAAGGAGTGTTGCGTCAGATTTCAAAAG GTGACGACGTTGGTTTTGTGGCGAGTGAAATCACAATGAGTGACGAAGAGCGCATCcagctgatgatgatggtgaaggAGAATATGATCTCCATAGAGGAAGCCTTGGCACGG ctgaagGAGTTTGAGGTACAAAACAGACAGACGTGCAGGTCTGATCCCACAGAGTGGACGGATCCCTCCAGTCCCACTACAAATGAGTCATTCAACTGCAAC CCTTGTGACCTGTCAGACAATGAACAAGAAGAATCTGTGACGTTCAGGCGACTCCACAAACTGGTCAACTCGACCCGGAAGGTGAAGAAAAAGCTGATCAGAATTGACGATTCGAAGAGGCCTGGAGCAGAGG AGAGCGTGATGACAGATGGTCCTCCCTGTGGAGATGCCAGCGCCTCCTTGTACTCAGGTGTGCAAAAGAAGCTCGCAGTTTGCCCCGTGGACTCCCTCACCTCAGCTCTGCGGGACCAGCTCATCTACGACCGGGACTCTGACAGCCTGACCACATCCCCCTCCTCCAGCAGCCTCGACACCTGCAGCAGCCAGAAGATCTTTCAGGCCTTCAGCAAGTCGAGTGGGAGCCCCATTCATCAGGAGACAGGCGTAGCTGTGGAGGTGAGGGAGGTGGCTGAGGGCAGCGGCTCCTCCTTTTCTGAAGTGGAGGTTTGTAACAATGAGGAACCCAAAATCGCTCGCTCAGTGACTGATGGAGAGCTCCGTCACCGGATCCTCAGCCCGCTCAGCCACCATGGA AGAGCTTGTAGCTTCGGAGGATTTGACCTGACCAACCGCTCGCTGCACGCGGTCACCTCTGACAACGATAACACT aataaagacGGAGGCGGGGTGAGAGATCCCATCAAGTCTCCACCAACATCTCGTATTTCCCtgggcaaaaaagtcaaatccgTGAGAGAAACTATGAGGAAACACATATCCAAGAGATACCACTGTTCTCTCTCTGAGCAG TCAAGCCCAGACCGCATATCAAGCTGCCCTCACTCCCCTCAGATAGACTCTGACTCTTTGGAGAAACCCAAACTGAAGCCAGGAGGCTCTGTGGAAAGCCTGAGGAGTTCCCTCAGCGGACAAAGCTCCATGa GCGGTCAGACTGTGGGCACCACTGACTCCTCcaacagcaacagagagagTGTGAAGTCTGAGGACGGGGAGGAGGACGAGTTACCGTACCGTGGACCCTTCTGTGGACGCGCTCTCGTTCACACCGACTTCACCCCCAGTCCCTACGACACTGACTCCCTCAAACTGAAG AGCGGAGATATCATCGATGTCATTAGTAAGCCTCCGATGGGTACGTGGATGGGGATGCTCAACGGTAAAGTCGGCACCTTCAAGTTCATTTACGTGGACGTCCTGAATGAAGAGGAAGTGAAGCCCAAAAAGACGCGCAGGAGGAGGAAGGCCCGGCAACCCAAACCCACGTCTGTAGAGGAGCTCCTCGATCGCATCAACCTCAAA GAGCATCTTCCCACCTTCCTTTTTAACGGCTACGAGGATCTGGACACATTCAAgttgctggaggaggaggacctgGATGAGCTGAACATCAGAGACCCGCAGCACAGAGCTGTGCTGCTCACTGCTGTGGAGCTGCTGCAAGAGTATGATGGTGGGTCAG GAAGCAGCGACCCAGAGCGAGGCAGTCAGTCTGGAGGTGGACAGGAGAAGCTGCTCCTGGACAGGCGCGGCCTTCCAGGAGACTCCCCGCGGGACTCCGGCTGCTACGAGAGCAACGAGAACCTGGAGAACG GAAGGAACAAAAAGACTTCTTCATGCATGAGCAGGTCCTCCTCTGGTTTTGAGTCGAGCCACCTCCCGTCCCCAGAGGACCCTGCCCTCCCCAAGACCCTGACCTCCACAAGCTCTACTAAGACTTCACTCCAAAGTAAACCAGGATGTCTGCCCTGTATCTCACCGCCACTAAGACCCCCTAAGAACAGCTTAAGTCTGCAAAGCCCAGTGAAAGGTCATCTTCCCAGTGGAGCCATCGCTCGGAGCCAGAGCTGCATGGAGCTGAGACGAAGCCCGGCAACAGACCTGCTGAGGCGGAGCTTCTCCCTGACTGTCCTCCACAAAGAGCAGGGTAGAAAACTGACCCCAAGCGCCAGGACAGAGAGCAGACAGCACGCAGTAAATCCTCCAAAACATTGTGAGGTCACGTCTCGGTATTACCAATCTTCAACCACATCATGTAATGCTGTGTGCAGCACTTTCAGCAAAGACAGTCTGCTTGTCCCTAAACCAGCGGAAACAACACAAATTACACACCTCCAGCTGCCAGCAGAAAGCTCCAATCATCCTTTAACTCCACCCTCATCACCAAACCCACAGCCGGAGCCTGTACTAACACAGACCGGCTGCATGTTCAACTGCACAAACCGCAGCTCGTCAGAGAAGAAGGCAAGTCGTTCAGTTTCAGCCATTTCTGAAGCCCGGCggctgaaaatgcagagaaataaGAAGACGTCCATAAACTCAGCAAAACCGCTGCcagtgacagcagagagacTTGAGGTGCAGGGTATCGATCGCACAGTGGAGCCACTTTCTGACAAAGTGTTGGCCTTAGCAGAACAGTGA